The following are encoded together in the uncultured Sphaerochaeta sp. genome:
- a CDS encoding LacI family DNA-binding transcriptional regulator gives MNIREIAQRTGISHTTVSRALNDSPLVAEKTKMRIKQVAKELGYELDASAKSLATGIRMTIAVLYPYSTLRRIGSQYTSELIQSIRAALHEYRFDCIVNGYDTVGEDLSEMTRLIREKKVDGIIVLGYELTRDAVLALQQSTQNIVLINPNPTLSAEGCARILIHNEYGGALAYEALRNAPKEQLFVLSHDRQQYVVRTEGFLRAMQSDYSHVWLADDESFETAYRYIMEHRGQLSHCKGLFVVTDIMAFGACKAILELGYSIPDDIAVVGYDDIEWCAYCTPSLTTIHQPRSDAARQAASLIVQAVKEKVSVSNTVVLTPNLVRRESTSS, from the coding sequence ATGAATATCAGAGAAATTGCCCAAAGAACTGGCATAAGCCATACCACTGTATCCAGAGCCCTGAACGACAGTCCACTGGTTGCAGAAAAAACAAAGATGAGAATCAAGCAGGTAGCAAAGGAATTGGGGTACGAGCTGGATGCAAGTGCAAAAAGTCTGGCAACAGGAATCCGCATGACCATTGCAGTACTGTACCCTTATTCTACACTGCGTAGGATTGGCTCACAGTATACCTCTGAGTTGATCCAGTCAATTCGAGCTGCTTTGCATGAGTATAGGTTCGACTGCATCGTAAACGGCTATGACACTGTCGGGGAAGACCTATCTGAGATGACTCGACTCATCAGAGAGAAAAAAGTAGATGGGATCATCGTCTTGGGATATGAGCTCACCCGGGATGCGGTCTTGGCATTGCAGCAATCCACACAGAATATCGTGTTGATCAACCCAAATCCTACGCTCTCTGCAGAAGGCTGCGCAAGAATTTTGATCCACAACGAATATGGAGGGGCCCTGGCCTATGAAGCATTGAGAAATGCTCCCAAGGAGCAGCTGTTCGTGCTCTCTCATGACCGACAGCAGTATGTTGTTCGTACGGAGGGTTTTCTCCGGGCAATGCAATCTGACTATAGTCATGTTTGGCTTGCAGATGATGAGTCATTTGAGACGGCCTATCGATACATAATGGAACACCGGGGACAACTATCCCATTGCAAAGGATTGTTTGTTGTTACCGACATCATGGCGTTCGGTGCATGTAAGGCTATCTTGGAGCTTGGATATTCCATTCCTGATGATATTGCAGTGGTTGGATATGATGATATTGAGTGGTGTGCATACTGCACCCCTTCACTCACTACAATTCATCAGCCAAGATCCGATGCTGCAAGACAAGCTGCATCTCTCATTGTACAAGCGGTTAAGGAAAAGGTCTCTGTTTCAAATACGGTAGTTCTTACACCTAACCTTGTAAGACGTGAAAGTACATCAAGTTGA
- a CDS encoding carbohydrate ABC transporter permease, with amino-acid sequence MKNKIVISQLTLLVLLTLLAFIFLLPFYFITINSVKTFSEIMKSPAALPSLLQLKNYEIAIRQVSFFRTLFNSLLITSGSVGGMILLGSPAAWKLVRVPSKISTIFFTIYVAAMVIPFQSVMVPLVKIASEGNLLDNRLGLIFIYWGFGQPFTVFLYHGFIKGVPYELEESARLDGCNDFTMFHAIVFPLLKTITVTVIILQTLWVWNDFLLPSLILYAKDLQTIPLSINRFFGQYKNQWDKALPILVLGILPIVLFFLSLQRFMIRGIAEGAIKG; translated from the coding sequence ATGAAGAACAAAATAGTAATATCACAATTGACTTTGCTTGTGCTACTGACCCTGCTAGCATTCATATTTCTGCTTCCTTTCTACTTCATCACCATCAACTCTGTAAAAACATTCAGTGAAATCATGAAATCTCCGGCTGCTCTCCCGTCTTTATTGCAACTTAAAAACTATGAGATTGCAATACGACAGGTATCTTTCTTCAGAACGCTCTTCAACTCACTACTTATCACCAGTGGCAGTGTTGGCGGCATGATCCTTCTTGGATCCCCTGCTGCCTGGAAATTGGTACGGGTCCCCTCTAAAATCAGTACCATATTTTTCACAATCTATGTTGCAGCGATGGTTATCCCGTTTCAGTCTGTCATGGTTCCTCTGGTAAAGATTGCCAGTGAGGGAAATCTACTTGATAATCGGTTGGGATTGATTTTTATCTATTGGGGATTCGGACAACCCTTCACCGTCTTTCTTTATCATGGATTTATAAAAGGGGTCCCCTATGAGCTGGAAGAAAGTGCACGCCTTGATGGATGCAACGATTTCACCATGTTCCACGCAATAGTCTTCCCGCTTCTGAAAACCATCACGGTAACAGTCATAATATTGCAGACATTATGGGTATGGAATGATTTCCTACTCCCCTCTTTGATTCTCTACGCCAAGGATCTGCAGACGATACCATTAAGTATTAACAGATTTTTCGGACAATATAAGAACCAATGGGACAAGGCTCTTCCAATTCTGGTTCTTGGAATTCTTCCCATTGTCCTGTTCTTCTTGAGCCTGCAACGATTCATGATTAGGGGAATCGCAGAAGGAGCTATAAAAGGATGA
- the pyrH gene encoding UMP kinase: MYNNLAVISLGGSIIAPDKVDHAFLKELNSALKSYLKEDKSRKIILVCGGGAPARVYQNAMREINPDIDSEELDWLGIRATHINGQLLKAMFNEFCTDNLITDPTGHINFQGQVLVAAGWKPGFSTDNDAVILAERFEGRLIINLSNIAKVYTDDPKKNPEAKPLDSISWADYRTMVGENWTPGKNSPFDPIASKRAAKMHMEVVCADGRNIENTMNILYGRKYEGTIIS; this comes from the coding sequence ATGTATAATAATTTGGCAGTTATTTCATTGGGCGGATCAATCATTGCACCGGATAAGGTTGACCACGCTTTTCTTAAAGAACTCAACAGTGCTCTCAAATCCTATTTGAAAGAAGATAAAAGTAGAAAAATCATTCTGGTCTGTGGAGGTGGTGCCCCGGCTCGTGTCTACCAGAATGCTATGAGAGAGATCAACCCAGACATTGACAGTGAAGAACTTGACTGGCTTGGAATCAGGGCCACCCATATCAATGGGCAACTCCTGAAGGCAATGTTCAACGAATTCTGCACTGATAACCTGATCACTGACCCAACCGGTCATATCAACTTCCAGGGACAGGTTTTGGTTGCCGCTGGCTGGAAGCCTGGTTTCTCTACTGATAATGATGCCGTCATACTCGCCGAAAGGTTCGAGGGAAGACTGATCATCAACCTCAGTAACATTGCCAAGGTGTATACCGATGATCCAAAAAAGAATCCTGAAGCAAAGCCGTTGGATTCCATAAGTTGGGCAGACTATCGCACCATGGTTGGAGAGAACTGGACTCCCGGAAAGAACTCTCCCTTCGACCCCATTGCAAGCAAGAGAGCTGCAAAAATGCATATGGAAGTAGTGTGTGCCGATGGACGAAACATCGAAAACACCATGAATATCCTCTATGGCAGAAAGTATGAGGGAACCATTATCAGCTAG
- a CDS encoding sugar ABC transporter permease has translation MKQQNLINRMNSSYWVATLPGFLIFLSVVLIPFFIGFGYSFTAWNGIGKHAAFIGLDNYKDVVTDDPKAIASILFTARFTISVVIISNLLGFLLALGITALKHGQGPLRVVFFLPNVIGGLILGFIWRFLLINGLPAVGELLHIDVLSSPWLGDASTAFWGTIIVYVWKTAGYLMVIYIAALLSIDQNLFDAAHIDGARALSILFRIKIPLIMPAITVCLFLMLSWAFKLFDVIFSLTGGGPFGATESFALNIYNEAFLYNNYGYASAKAVVFTLLVALLTLLQVKATKSREVQA, from the coding sequence GTGAAACAACAAAACCTTATCAACCGTATGAATAGCTCATATTGGGTAGCGACGCTTCCCGGGTTCCTTATCTTTCTTAGTGTAGTTCTCATACCATTCTTTATCGGGTTTGGTTACTCGTTTACAGCTTGGAACGGCATTGGAAAACATGCTGCGTTTATTGGATTGGATAACTACAAAGATGTTGTGACTGATGACCCAAAGGCAATTGCCTCAATCTTATTCACTGCACGTTTTACCATCTCCGTGGTAATCATCAGCAATCTGCTTGGTTTTCTTCTTGCTCTTGGTATAACGGCGTTGAAGCATGGGCAAGGACCTCTGAGAGTAGTATTCTTCCTTCCCAATGTCATTGGAGGTCTCATTCTCGGTTTCATTTGGAGGTTTCTCTTAATCAACGGCCTTCCGGCGGTTGGAGAGCTACTGCACATTGATGTACTCTCCTCCCCTTGGCTTGGTGATGCTTCGACAGCCTTCTGGGGTACAATTATTGTGTATGTATGGAAAACAGCAGGATACTTGATGGTTATCTACATTGCTGCACTGCTCTCTATTGACCAGAATCTGTTTGATGCAGCACATATTGATGGAGCAAGGGCTCTTTCCATTCTCTTCAGGATCAAAATCCCCTTGATTATGCCAGCCATTACCGTATGTCTCTTCTTGATGCTCTCTTGGGCTTTCAAGCTGTTTGATGTAATATTCAGCCTCACCGGGGGAGGTCCTTTCGGTGCCACTGAATCATTCGCTCTCAATATCTATAATGAAGCATTCCTCTACAACAACTATGGATATGCTTCAGCAAAAGCTGTTGTCTTTACGCTCTTGGTTGCATTACTCACATTGCTACAAGTAAAGGCCACAAAGAGTCGGGAGGTTCAAGCATGA
- a CDS encoding transposase has product MGRNRKTFTDSFKKEVALEALKERSTVNEIAAKYGISASMVSNWKKQFLSGGFSKEVKQLKKELAEAQRRIEETYQELGKTKMENEILKKKANL; this is encoded by the coding sequence ATGGGAAGGAACAGGAAAACATTCACGGATTCTTTCAAGAAAGAAGTTGCGCTTGAGGCTTTGAAAGAGCGGAGCACCGTTAATGAGATTGCTGCAAAGTATGGGATTTCCGCCAGCATGGTGTCAAACTGGAAGAAACAATTTCTTTCTGGAGGCTTTTCCAAGGAAGTAAAGCAACTGAAGAAAGAGCTTGCTGAAGCCCAACGAAGAATTGAGGAAACCTATCAAGAACTCGGGAAGACCAAGATGGAGAACGAGATCCTGAAAAAAAAAGCGAATTTATAG
- a CDS encoding Gfo/Idh/MocA family oxidoreductase: MNLLKIGIIGSGERGCYVLGTRIVELSRELHLQITAICDINEKRIKDAKDYLKQQCRLENLDWGDSIIGTTDYRELIDLPSVNCVLITTHTDQHRLPAVYAIESGKMVYLDKPIAVTMDDAEAIVASEKKASRPIIMGFTRRYESTWRKAKELLDASAIGTLQMIQIHSVIPYTRYFQMWHRKNTYSGGALNDKASHLLDVFRWMVGPSSSCQFVTAVGGRSTIFQPRNDAPLRCLFCDDEECPYRRMANDQDDHEGTHVLSRDSWKNATEERDIADMCVYHPGSDIIDHAIATYVFDNGVKANLFWAIYGPHAYDQETMELVGSRGRIILERETGNVTVHALGKGPNNETHTIYDTKGDHFTSSHYGADIQLIRDIRSYFDGKNLEALGCARAEDGLFSLALVHATTKSIERDGIPSHMKQERV, translated from the coding sequence ATGAACCTTCTGAAAATTGGAATTATTGGATCTGGTGAAAGGGGTTGCTATGTACTGGGAACCAGGATTGTTGAACTGTCGAGAGAGTTGCATCTCCAAATCACTGCCATCTGCGATATCAATGAAAAGCGTATAAAAGACGCAAAAGACTACTTAAAGCAACAGTGTCGATTAGAGAACCTCGATTGGGGAGACTCAATCATCGGTACCACAGATTATAGAGAACTCATCGACCTACCCTCTGTAAATTGCGTGCTTATCACCACCCATACCGACCAACACCGGCTACCAGCGGTTTACGCAATCGAGTCAGGGAAAATGGTGTATCTCGATAAGCCAATCGCGGTAACCATGGATGATGCAGAAGCCATAGTGGCTTCTGAAAAGAAAGCAAGCAGGCCGATCATCATGGGTTTCACGCGCCGGTATGAATCGACCTGGCGCAAGGCAAAAGAACTTTTAGATGCCTCTGCGATCGGTACGCTACAGATGATTCAGATTCACTCAGTGATTCCTTATACACGATACTTTCAGATGTGGCACAGGAAGAATACCTACTCAGGAGGAGCGCTCAATGACAAGGCTTCCCATCTGCTGGATGTCTTCAGATGGATGGTCGGCCCTTCCTCTTCCTGCCAATTTGTTACCGCAGTAGGAGGGAGAAGTACCATCTTCCAACCTAGGAATGATGCACCTCTCAGATGTCTGTTCTGTGATGATGAGGAGTGTCCCTACAGGCGTATGGCTAATGACCAAGATGACCATGAGGGTACACATGTCCTAAGCCGGGATTCTTGGAAAAATGCTACAGAGGAAAGAGATATTGCTGACATGTGTGTGTATCACCCGGGAAGTGACATCATCGACCATGCTATCGCAACCTATGTGTTTGACAATGGGGTAAAAGCCAATCTCTTTTGGGCAATTTATGGACCCCATGCATATGACCAAGAAACCATGGAGCTGGTAGGATCACGAGGACGAATCATCCTTGAACGAGAAACAGGAAATGTAACCGTACATGCACTGGGGAAAGGCCCTAACAATGAGACGCATACCATCTACGACACAAAAGGAGACCATTTCACAAGCAGTCATTATGGTGCAGACATTCAGCTGATACGAGATATCCGATCCTATTTTGATGGAAAGAACTTGGAGGCACTAGGATGTGCAAGAGCCGAGGATGGGCTGTTTTCTCTGGCCCTTGTACATGCAACAACAAAGTCAATTGAAAGAGATGGCATCCCCTCCCACATGAAGCAGGAGCGCGTATGA
- a CDS encoding DUF2200 domain-containing protein: MAKHRIYSMSFGTIYPLYIAKAEKKGRTKAEVDEIIGWLLGYDETILQEALDEEKSFEDFIKESPMKNPLRSLITGKVCGVQVDTIEDPLMREIRYLDKLIDELAKGKPMEKILRD, from the coding sequence ATGGCAAAACATCGCATATATTCGATGAGTTTTGGGACCATCTATCCTTTGTATATTGCAAAAGCTGAAAAGAAAGGCCGTACAAAGGCAGAGGTCGATGAAATCATAGGCTGGCTGCTTGGGTATGATGAGACAATACTACAGGAAGCATTGGATGAAGAAAAAAGCTTTGAAGATTTTATAAAGGAAAGCCCGATGAAAAATCCCCTGAGAAGTCTTATAACTGGTAAAGTCTGTGGTGTGCAGGTCGATACGATTGAGGATCCACTGATGAGAGAGATACGATACCTGGACAAACTCATCGATGAATTGGCCAAAGGAAAACCCATGGAGAAAATACTTCGGGACTAG
- a CDS encoding IS3 family transposase — translation MDPLLARPLGKERSYTLSICRQCQLLGVPRSSYYYWRDHHEEQERLRQEFFAEEKDFAELVMNNWVELPVYGYQKMARHLQKKGHPEATEKRVRRVYSQLGLQGLVPKFKTTRSSRRKEGKFPYLLRNREIRYVNECWSSDITYIKLPGGMVYFTAVIDLFSRKILSWRLSNTMDTIFCIECVMEAIEMYGIPAIFNTDCGSQYTSKEFVSMLQSFGIQISMDGIGRCLDNIFIERTFRTLKYECIFLHDYATMTELSDGLKVFVGFFNQERLHQGLDYQTPDEVYEAGCFPDREIDNQVA, via the coding sequence GTGGATCCCCTGCTGGCAAGGCCTTTGGGAAAGGAGAGATCCTACACCCTGTCCATTTGCAGGCAGTGCCAGCTTCTGGGAGTCCCCCGTTCCTCCTATTATTACTGGAGAGACCATCATGAGGAGCAGGAACGGCTCAGACAGGAGTTTTTTGCAGAGGAAAAGGATTTTGCAGAGTTAGTGATGAACAATTGGGTGGAACTTCCTGTCTATGGTTACCAGAAAATGGCCCGTCACCTGCAGAAGAAAGGACATCCAGAGGCGACGGAGAAACGGGTAAGGAGGGTCTACAGCCAACTTGGGCTGCAGGGATTGGTTCCCAAGTTCAAGACCACCAGGAGTTCCAGACGGAAGGAAGGGAAGTTCCCCTATCTGCTTCGGAACAGAGAGATACGGTATGTCAACGAATGTTGGAGTAGCGATATCACTTACATCAAACTTCCGGGAGGGATGGTCTACTTCACCGCGGTGATCGATCTCTTCAGCCGCAAGATTCTTTCCTGGAGGCTCAGCAACACAATGGATACCATCTTTTGCATCGAATGCGTGATGGAGGCAATTGAAATGTATGGGATCCCCGCCATTTTTAATACAGACTGCGGATCTCAATACACTAGCAAGGAATTTGTCTCAATGCTACAGAGCTTTGGGATTCAGATAAGCATGGATGGAATCGGGAGATGTTTGGACAATATTTTCATTGAGAGAACCTTCAGAACTTTGAAATATGAATGCATCTTTCTCCATGACTATGCAACAATGACAGAACTCTCTGATGGATTGAAAGTTTTTGTAGGGTTCTTCAACCAGGAAAGGCTTCACCAAGGATTGGACTACCAAACACCAGATGAAGTGTATGAAGCAGGATGTTTCCCCGATAGGGAAATCGATAATCAGGTAGCATAG
- a CDS encoding patatin-like phospholipase family protein yields the protein MFYEEERMLDPLVQIHHSTSMALRDFWNHKEPSSPQDDRYILSIDGGGMRGLIPAVMLAKLSSLLESMGDNRPLYSHFDLLAGTSTGGLLALALGAPVMQTNLQSDTRYISYIYDEQQRTLMQKLRGKPGDKTLRGTLPFGVDTTTLESLYLQNGRQIFPRSQGRFFSQIFTDKYDVQPLQRLLQHMFGDIPLSEAVIPTMVMTYDVAQGRPFIMSSHDSHGFLFWEAARATSAAPTFFKPAYLYDREEKTMQTLIDGGVVANNPTLYAYRQAKELYPDAKRFHILSLSTASSDFTFTVSGAGTGVIGWIDPAKGAPIQKIYATSQMQVVDQIAPTIPDLTYTRIHGALGETYKLDETTAGALSTMHQGAQKIYQENEDRLKAFAQLLCERTHFDQMELGPKEVLPVTQLPTQIESPEEAVPALDSYHNFLRRYQIEDIENQENPQ from the coding sequence ATGTTTTACGAAGAAGAGAGGATGCTTGACCCTCTGGTACAAATTCATCACTCTACTAGCATGGCATTACGGGATTTCTGGAATCATAAGGAACCATCATCACCCCAAGACGATCGATACATCCTCTCTATAGACGGAGGTGGGATGCGTGGTCTCATACCTGCGGTGATGCTGGCAAAACTATCATCCTTGTTGGAGTCCATGGGAGACAATCGCCCGCTGTACTCTCATTTTGATTTATTGGCAGGAACTTCTACCGGGGGTCTATTGGCATTGGCTCTTGGGGCCCCGGTGATGCAAACAAACCTCCAAAGTGATACCAGGTATATAAGCTACATATATGATGAACAGCAACGAACCTTGATGCAGAAATTGAGGGGAAAGCCTGGAGACAAAACACTACGGGGAACCCTTCCTTTTGGTGTCGACACCACTACGCTTGAATCACTTTATCTGCAGAATGGCCGCCAGATATTCCCCAGAAGCCAGGGTCGTTTTTTCAGCCAGATCTTTACAGATAAGTATGATGTGCAACCGTTGCAACGACTTCTACAACATATGTTTGGAGACATTCCTCTAAGTGAAGCAGTGATTCCCACCATGGTGATGACCTACGACGTAGCACAGGGAAGGCCTTTTATCATGAGCAGTCATGATTCACACGGCTTCCTGTTCTGGGAAGCAGCACGGGCAACCAGCGCTGCCCCTACATTCTTCAAACCTGCATATCTCTACGACCGTGAAGAGAAAACCATGCAGACCTTGATCGATGGAGGTGTCGTTGCAAACAACCCAACTCTCTATGCGTACCGTCAGGCAAAGGAGCTCTATCCAGATGCCAAACGATTTCATATCCTCTCCCTTTCAACAGCAAGCAGTGATTTCACCTTCACAGTAAGTGGAGCAGGAACAGGTGTCATCGGCTGGATAGATCCGGCAAAGGGTGCCCCGATCCAAAAAATCTATGCCACAAGCCAGATGCAAGTGGTTGACCAGATAGCACCAACCATCCCTGACCTTACCTATACAAGGATCCATGGCGCTCTGGGTGAAACATACAAGCTTGATGAGACTACAGCAGGGGCTCTTTCCACCATGCACCAGGGAGCCCAGAAAATCTATCAGGAGAACGAGGATCGACTCAAAGCCTTTGCACAGTTGCTCTGTGAGAGAACCCATTTTGACCAGATGGAACTAGGACCGAAAGAAGTACTCCCGGTGACCCAGCTACCAACTCAAATTGAATCACCAGAGGAAGCAGTCCCTGCTCTTGATTCCTACCACAACTTTCTCAGGCGATACCAGATTGAAGATATTGAAAATCAGGAGAATCCTCAATGA
- a CDS encoding radical SAM protein, giving the protein MDEHGMKAYGSCRLCPNYCAVNRIEGKLGRCGETDTVRIAFSGLHRGEEPPVTGEHGSGMIFFSGCPLHCAYCQNHQISGRGKSGAMAVGIEVSTNELSNIMLELQELGATNLNLVTGTHFIPSIVAALDLAKKQGFSLDVVWNSSGFESMEGLSLIDPYIDLYLIDVKTLREDVSAEFCGLALYARIIRSVMTYILRKGRITVIDEAGHLKGILVRHLVFPGTLDASKEVLRYFSQELKDSCYLSLMVQFEPPKGDVRFPAISEEEYDDLLLTLEELDIEDGFVQELEENVSWIPDFTQENPFPEGFATPLPYFINLAKRSS; this is encoded by the coding sequence ATGGATGAACATGGAATGAAGGCTTATGGCTCATGTAGATTATGTCCCAATTACTGCGCAGTGAACCGGATCGAAGGCAAGCTTGGAAGGTGTGGTGAGACTGATACGGTTCGTATTGCTTTCTCTGGTCTCCATCGTGGTGAGGAGCCTCCTGTAACCGGAGAACATGGATCAGGTATGATCTTCTTCAGCGGTTGTCCCTTGCACTGTGCCTATTGCCAGAACCATCAGATATCTGGAAGAGGAAAGTCAGGAGCCATGGCTGTAGGAATTGAAGTGAGTACCAATGAGCTCTCGAATATCATGCTTGAACTCCAGGAACTTGGGGCGACCAATTTGAATCTGGTGACCGGAACGCATTTCATACCATCAATTGTTGCTGCATTGGATCTTGCAAAGAAGCAAGGTTTTTCCTTGGATGTAGTGTGGAACAGTTCTGGATTTGAGTCCATGGAAGGACTCTCTTTGATCGATCCCTACATTGATCTGTATCTCATCGATGTAAAGACATTGAGAGAGGATGTGAGTGCTGAGTTCTGTGGATTGGCGCTCTATGCAAGGATCATCCGTTCTGTGATGACGTATATACTACGTAAGGGGAGAATCACCGTTATTGATGAGGCAGGGCATCTCAAAGGGATACTGGTTAGGCACCTGGTATTTCCTGGTACGCTTGATGCCTCCAAAGAGGTTCTTCGTTATTTTTCCCAGGAGTTGAAGGATTCTTGTTACCTCTCGCTGATGGTGCAGTTTGAACCTCCCAAGGGCGATGTGCGGTTTCCTGCAATCAGCGAAGAGGAATATGATGACCTGCTCCTTACATTGGAGGAGTTGGATATCGAGGATGGATTTGTGCAGGAATTGGAGGAGAATGTCTCCTGGATTCCTGATTTCACCCAGGAGAATCCGTTCCCCGAGGGGTTTGCAACCCCACTTCCTTATTTTATCAACTTAGCGAAACGCTCTAGCTGA
- a CDS encoding ABC transporter substrate-binding protein: protein MKYEKSIFLLVAVLVITGATLFAAGTTESAKQDSVTVEIYHHKIPWIDVWEEMSKEYEQSHPAVNLETEVVGGASDWRTLLKTKFAANKAPDIFIIEGFSDYQLWREYIETLDEEPWVDHLLPISKNAATQDDHVIALPVTIEGYGYIYNKNLFKKAGITELPTTFSEMKKTVATLKQNDITPFASGFGTWWVISNHFTNIPFAQQGNPRGYISDLNNGKAKIPGNKEFLDWKQAFDLVLQNSEPNPLTTDHNMQVTMFANQEVAMIQQGNWKQSVIFETDPDLDIGLLPIFTSDDEEKANRIPVGIPFMFVINSQSPETEKKAAKDFLTWLVSSDEGKQYLAEEFDVIPALDNIEASSSLGGVSKDIVSFAQDGKTIPWMFSYWPDGAVNEFSDLAQRYVAGLDSFTTYLENLQNSWNRLQK from the coding sequence ATGAAGTACGAAAAAAGTATCTTTCTGTTGGTAGCTGTCCTGGTAATAACCGGCGCTACACTCTTTGCAGCAGGGACTACAGAATCCGCAAAGCAGGATTCTGTGACTGTCGAAATCTATCACCACAAGATCCCGTGGATTGATGTATGGGAAGAGATGTCCAAGGAATACGAACAATCTCATCCAGCAGTCAATCTGGAGACTGAGGTTGTGGGAGGTGCAAGTGACTGGAGGACTTTACTTAAAACCAAGTTTGCTGCCAATAAGGCACCTGATATCTTTATCATTGAAGGTTTCTCAGATTATCAACTCTGGAGAGAGTATATCGAAACCCTTGACGAAGAACCTTGGGTGGACCATCTGCTTCCTATCAGCAAGAATGCAGCAACGCAAGATGATCATGTAATAGCTTTGCCGGTCACTATTGAAGGCTATGGATACATTTACAACAAGAACTTGTTCAAGAAGGCTGGAATCACTGAATTGCCTACAACATTCTCCGAAATGAAGAAAACTGTAGCAACACTGAAACAGAATGACATCACTCCCTTTGCTTCAGGTTTCGGAACTTGGTGGGTGATCTCAAACCATTTCACAAATATCCCATTTGCCCAACAGGGGAACCCGAGAGGGTATATCTCCGATCTCAACAACGGGAAAGCAAAGATTCCTGGTAACAAAGAATTCCTCGATTGGAAACAGGCATTCGACCTAGTATTGCAGAACAGTGAACCAAATCCCTTGACTACAGATCACAATATGCAGGTTACCATGTTTGCAAACCAGGAAGTTGCCATGATTCAACAGGGAAACTGGAAACAGAGTGTCATTTTTGAGACTGATCCTGACCTTGATATCGGCTTGCTTCCTATCTTCACCAGTGATGATGAAGAGAAAGCAAATAGGATTCCTGTAGGCATTCCATTCATGTTTGTCATAAACAGCCAGTCCCCAGAGACCGAGAAAAAGGCTGCAAAAGATTTCCTTACATGGCTGGTAAGCAGTGATGAGGGGAAGCAATATCTTGCTGAAGAATTCGATGTAATACCTGCATTGGACAATATTGAAGCATCCTCATCATTGGGTGGGGTATCCAAGGATATTGTCTCCTTTGCACAGGATGGAAAGACGATTCCTTGGATGTTCAGCTATTGGCCTGATGGCGCAGTAAATGAGTTCTCTGACCTTGCTCAGCGGTATGTTGCTGGTCTCGATTCATTCACCACCTATCTGGAAAATCTGCAGAATTCTTGGAACCGATTACAAAAGTAA